From Onychostoma macrolepis isolate SWU-2019 chromosome 05, ASM1243209v1, whole genome shotgun sequence, one genomic window encodes:
- the tnks1bp1 gene encoding LOW QUALITY PROTEIN: 182 kDa tankyrase-1-binding protein (The sequence of the model RefSeq protein was modified relative to this genomic sequence to represent the inferred CDS: inserted 2 bases in 2 codons; deleted 1 base in 1 codon): MAAWVEATTREMGQLLINSDKPSVSASALPGDTGKPALSPKPHLIPKPFALQRNATVRPIRAPKTNFSRELHRAASSEALLDIKTPGAGGLNPSESLKSGSNGTVNGSNQIAAPKPVALSPKPDLLAKLKSEPTKSPGSNNQTGPNSKPGVTAEDVKDVQPRSRAKSLGSQDQKILNQKVQEEAAKTEADVKVSSRCWPPRNRLSVELTSKFESQSQPEKEVRRDAETSKTEKEWPPHSPSECKPSKLPVDTGEMGDEDVCGGSIKRRISLLFDRSTAAQRRDTFNKRDNPAAEISVDIKQRIQNLSLDAPRIRLPSTGGPKSPPSEKTLSTSDETPNERSSEKPAATEKMPVDKPPSAAEIKSSAASVENVEEEDHEDEEEDYVPVPVYQRVAMSLDAEXKEKEEEEKQRKDEQLEKERQQRERERHLEEERKAREIERQKEEQRKRAEEERKQEEEKQRQMEERRKQEEEQKRRIEEERKEEERRRQAEKERERQIEEEKRRIEEEKERLREEERLKKEREMEEERRRIQELERQREEERLRQEREKQERLKKQREMEEERLKEEERLRQEQEKERLKKEKEMEEERRRTQELERQKEEDRLRQKQEKEERLKKQREMEERKRMEEERLKEEEILRKEREMERIRKEKEMEEEKQRIQEIERQKVEERLRKEREKEEMLKKQREMEERKRMEEERLKEEERLRQERELERMRKEKEMEEERKRIQEIERQKEEERLRKERELERMRKEKEMEEERQRIQRQKEEERLRKERELERMRKEKRWKKRQRIQRQKEEERLRKERELERMRKEKEMEEERKRIQEIERQKEEERLRKERELERMRKEKEMEEERQRIQRQKEEERLRQEREIERMRKEKEMEEEIERRGKTEKRTRIRETKERERLKKXERLKKEREMEEEIERQKEEEKLRQEREFERLKKERDKERERNGRREIERQKVEERLRKEREFERLKKEKEMEEERRRIQELERRQKEEEKLRQEREFERLKKEKEMEEERRSTERLKEEKRRQERVHEMEMETCEAAERLREEVPTSYDLISFDAEEPAAAQTLVSTVSPRLTQVTYDDFSVKPRRWGTRARRSSTPSPSRETPAAPDHSLQPESKSSRPGPQEPSGDQVSVHDLIGFGPEASSPHNSTESRTHTYLFESIPGDLLEPKTDEGQLKDGEPEEDGVAEENTENLIGETDEQTENNDTVDGHATQIRINQALQKLTQARRRNTSTDSDPADVPVQEEPEQLPVLESAAPLLDSSVFRAKVALGKKRSIKRTKPSRAVRQRAALPALTEGTQPNWRFCDSTDAKDQCSSGTDSESEEEPSRDVTSSPAPSQPNRVPVFPGMDPSALMAQLKRRSGVIETESPTEAQSPPSVPSRSPRTPIKALGPRVLPPVDAKDSGSGSSPSWLLELKSKKRMSQPESEA, from the exons ATGGCTGCATGGGTGGAGGCGACCACAAGGGAAATGGGCCAATTGCTCATCAACTCAGACAAACCTTCAGTTTCAGCCTCTGCACTCCCTGGAGACACTGGGAAGCCAGCGTTGAGCCCAAAACCCCACCTCATACCTAAACCATTTGCCTTGCAAAGGAACGCCACCGTCCGCCCAATCCGGGCCCCAAAAACCAACTTTAGCAGAGAGCTCCATCGAGCTGCCTCTTCTGAAGCGCTTTTGGATATCAAAACACCTGGTGCTGGTGGTCTAAATCCATCTGAATCCCTAAAATCAGGGTCAAACGGCACAGTAAATGGGTCTAATCAAATTGCAGCTCCTAAACCCGTCGCACTCAGCCCAAAACCTGACTTATTGGCTAAGCTTAAATCAGAACCCACTAAGAGTCCTGGTTCTAATAACCAAACTGGTCCAAACTCAAAGCCTGGTGTGACCGCTGAAGATGTGAAGGATGTTCAGCCCAGGAGCAGAGCAAAATCTTTGGGTTCTCAGGATCAAAAGATTCTCAACCAGAAGGTCCAAGAAGAAGCAGCCAAGACTGAAGCAGACGTCAAAGTGTCTTCACGATGCTGGCCGCCTCGAAATCGTCTCTCCGTTGAGCTGACCTCCAAGTTCGAGTCACAGTCTCAACCCGAGAAGGAGGTGAGGAGAGATGCTGAAACCAGCAAGACGGAGAAAGAGTGGCCGCCACATTCTCCTTCTGAGTGCAAGCCTTCAAAGCTTCCGGTGGATACAGGAGAGATGGGAGACGAGGACGTCTGCGGAGGCAGCATTAAGAGACGGATCAGCCTTCTCTTCGATCGATCTACAGCAGCTCAGCGCAGGGACACTTTCAACAAAAGAGACAATCCAGCTGCCGAAATATCTGTTGATATTAAACAGAGAATCCAGAACCTGAGCTTGGACGCGCCAAGGATACGCTTGCCGTCCACTGGTGGTCCTAAAAG TCCACCATCTGAGAAGACACTAAGCACCTCAGATGAGACACCAAATGAGAGATCATCTGAAAAACCTGCAGCGACAGAGAAGATGCCTGTTGACAAACCGCCAAGTGCGGCAGAAATCAAGAGCTCTGCTGCTAGTGTGGAGAATGTAGAAGAGGAAGACCATGAAGATGAAGAGGAGGACTATGTCCCTGTTCCTGTTTACCAAAGGGTTGCGATGAGCCTAGATGCGG ACAAAGAgaaggaagaagaagaaaaacagagaaaagaTGAGCAGttagagaaagaaagacaacAGCGGGAAAGGGAAAGACATTTGGAGGAGGAGAGGAAGGCAAGAGAAatagagagacagaaagaggagCAACGAAAACGTGCTGAGGAAGAGAGAAAACAGGAAGAGGAAAAGCAAAGACAGATGGAAGAAAGGAGAAAGCAAGAAGAAGAACAAAAGAGAAGAATTGAAGAGGAAAGaaaagaggaggagaggaggagacaGGCcgaaaaagagagggagaggcAGATTGAAGAGGAGAAGAGAAGgattgaagaagaaaaagagagactgagagaagaagaaagactaaagaaagagagagaaatggaaGAAGAGAGGAGAAGAATTCAGGAGttggagagacagagagaggaggAAAGATTGAGACAAGAACGAGAAAAACAAGAGAGGTTaaagaaacagagagaaatGGAAGAAGAGAGATTGAAAGAAGAGGAAAGACTGAGACAGGAACAAGAAAAGGAGAgactaaagaaagaaaaagagatggAAGAAGAGAGGAGAAGAACTCAGGAGTTGGAGAGACAGAAAGAAGAGGACAGACTGagacaaaaacaagaaaaagaagagaggttaaagaaacagagagaaatGGAAGAAAGGAAACGAATGGAAGAAGAGAGATTGAAAGAAGAGGAAATACTGAGAAAGGAACGAGAAATGGAGAGAATacggaaagaaaaagaaatggaaGAAGAGAAACAAAGAATTCAAGAGATTGAAAGACAGAAAGTGGAGGAAAGATTGAGAAAAGAACGAGAAAAAGAAGAGATGTTaaagaaacagagagaaatGGAAGAAAGGAAACGAATGGAAGAAGAGAGATTGAAAGAAGAGGAAAGATTGAGACAAGAACGAGAATTAGAGAGAATgaggaaagaaaaagagatggaagaagagagaaaaagaattCAAGAGAttgaaagacagaaagaggaGGAAAGACTGAGAAAAGAACGAGAATTAGAGAGAATgaggaaagaaaaagagatgGAAGAAGAGAGACAAAGAATTCAAAGACAGAAAGAGGAGGAAAGACTGAGAAAAGAACGAGAATTAGAGAGAATGAGGAAAGAAAAGAGATGGAAGAAGAGACAAAGAATTCAAAGACAGAAAGAGGAGGAAAGACTGAGAAAAGAACGAGAATTAGAGAGAATgaggaaagaaaaagagatggaagaagagagaaaaagaattCAAGAGAttgaaagacagaaagaggaGGAAAGACTGAGAAAAGAACGAGAATTAGAGAGAATgaggaaagaaaaagagatgGAAGAAGAGAGACAAAGAATTCAAAGACAGAAAGAGGAGGAAAGATTGAGACAAGAACGAGAAATAGAGAGAAtgaggaaagaaaaagaaatggaaGAAGAGATTGAAAGAAGAGGAAAGACTGAGAAAAGAACGAGAATTCGAGAGactaaagaaagagagagactaaaga gagagagactaaagaaagagagagaaatggaaGAAGAGAttgaaagacagaaagaggaGGAAAAACTGAGACAAGAACGAGAATTCGAGAGactaaagaaagagagagac aaagaaagagagagaaatggaaGAAGAGAGATTGAAAGACAGAAAGTGGAGGAAAGATTGAGAAAAGAACGAGAATTCGAGAgactaaagaaagaaaaagagatggAAGAAGAGAGGAGAAGAATTCAGGAATTGGAGAGAAGACAGAAAGAGGAGGAAAAACTGAGACAAGAACGAGAATTCGAGAgactaaagaaagaaaaagagatggAAGAAGAGAGGAGAAGCACTGAAAGACTGAAAGAAGAAAAACGGAGACAGGAACGAGTACATGAGATGGAGATGGAAACGTGTGAAGCAGCAGAGAGATTACGAGAGGAAGTTCCTACGAGTTATGATTTAATATCGTTTGACGCGGAGGAGCCGGCGGCGGCACAGACTCTCGTCTCCACCGTCTCGCCTCGGCTCACACAAGTGACTTACGATGACTTTTCAGTCAAACCCCGAAGATGGGGAACCAGGGCGAGACGTTCCTCGACTCCGTCTCCATCCAGAGAAACTCCTGCTGCTCCTGACCACAGTCTACAGCCAGAATCAAAGTCCAGTCGTCCTGGACCCCAAGAACCAAGCGGAGATCAGGTGTCTGTGCATGATCTGATCGGATTTGGACCTGAAGCTTCCAGTCCGCACAACTCTACAGAAAGCAGAACGCACACATATTTATTTGAGTCCATACCAGGGGATCTGCTGGAGCCAAAAACAGATGAG GGTCAGTTGAAGGACGGCGAACCCGAGGAGGATGGAGTTGCAGAAGAGAACACAGAGAATCTAATCGGGGAAACTGACGAACAAACTGAAAACAACGACACTGTTGATGG TCACGCTACACAGATCAGAATCAATCAAGCCTTGCAGAAACTGACTCAGGCCAGACGACGAAACACATCTACTGATTCAGACCCAGCAGACGTCCCAGTTCAGGAGGAGCCCGAACAGCTACCGGTTCTTGAG TCTGCAGCTCCTCTGTTGGACTCCAGTGTTTTCCGTGCGAAGGTTGCTCTGGGAAAGAAACGGAGCATAAAGCGCACCAAACCCTCACGTGCTGTCCGACAGAGAGCCGCCCTGCCCGCTCTGACAGAGGGAACACAACCCAACTGGAGGTTTTGTGACTCCACAG ATGCGAAAGATCAGTGTTCCAGTGGCACGGACTCTGAGTCAGAAGAGGAACCGTCCCGGGACGTCACGTCCTCTCCAGCCCCCAGCCAGCCCAATAGAGTCCCTGTGTTTCCTGGGATGGACCCTTCTGCCCTCATG GCCCAGCTAAAGCGGAGAAGTGGAGTGATAGAAACAGAAAGTCCAACAGAAGCACAGTCACCTCCGTCTGTCCCCTCACGCTCTCCGCGCACACCCATCAAGGCCCTCGGCCCCAGAGTGCTGCCCCCTGTTGACGCCAAGGACAGTGG